The DNA segment TTtcaacaatacagaaaaatatactgGAAAGGAATGTTTTCAGACCAAAGGTGTGATACTCCCTAGAGAAAAGGTGATACGTAACAGTCGTTGCATCACAGGGCTTAAGGGGTCGTTCGGTTTCTAACAATGTAATACATCTaagggaaaatatttacatgtttcTCAGAAGCACTTGTTTAACAGGAGAGCAGGAAATCAAACCGCCTCCTAGAAAATCCcagctgcttgctgtgctgcacGCAGGCTCCCGGCCACGCAGCGTCATCCAGTCCCTTGGCAAACCAGCCTTGCACCCTTACAAAGCTTGAAAGACGGTTACAAATACTACAGGATTAGGCAGGTCAAGCCTAACTTTAGGACGCACGCCTCAAGGAGCAGATGGTATGTGACAGCAGCATTCATTTTACATGCTTGTAAGCTGTCACTGTTCAATTTTGCCACGTTTATTTAATCCTTAAGTTGTAATATTTCGTCACATTTTAAGGTATCAGTGAGTACAACCTCACTAAATACTGAActaagttttggttttttccccatgagtGTTGTGGACACAGCTCCTTGGAAGTTAAAAAGACAACATTTCACATTACTTTCCAGCTTCTGTCTAGCATATTCAAGGAAGTGGGTGTAAAAAGAGGCCTGCGAGCCCTGTCTTGGTATGTGCTAAAATAGAGCTGGCGTCAGATACCAGTAACCTGAGCCTTGACTTAGCGTTGTATCTAACTGAccgggtttttttcctttgttgaatTCTTCTTCCTTAATTGTGAGCTAACAATCTTCAACACAATACATTTTATACTGGTAACATACTACCACCCCACAAGAAGCATGTTGATTTTGAAATGGTTCCACCAGCCGACAAAACCTGCATAGGCATTAGCTAGTGAGAAAACTGGCAACAGCTTACTTTTTATGTCAAAGACCTGACTGAATTTGCTCCTCCTTGTTTTCTgagtatgttttaaaatatcatcttAGGCCTTCAGCCAAGCATTGAGcacatctcattttcttccttatttgtaCATACATATTGTCAGATAGATACAGAAATGCAAGGGGAGGGCATATACGTAGGTCCTTAGGTTTAGCAGAATTAATTCCATGTATTTGAAAGACCGGTGGCCTCACTCTCTTCTTACTAAGAATACCTTAGGAACACTTACTTTTGTATTTCACTTATAAACATTGTGGAATCATGGTGTCTGGCAAAACTTCTCATTAAAGCTAGTgcaaaaaggggagaaaaacccAGAGCCTTGGGTAAAATTATTGGCACTTACTAGTTGGAATAAAAAACAAGTGATGGACATACAGCACAAATAGCAGTACGGTGACTTCTTTGTCATAGAGAACAGGTAGCAAGGGACAAAAGCCTAACAGAAATCAATGGCCCAAGATGtacttttcaatttttcctttattttttttaatttgtgattGTATATATAAAGGACTTTGGACTTAGCAGACAAGGTGCTCCTTGCATTTCCAAGTCCAGTCCCTCAATACTTTGTCAGACGTGTTCAGTGCCCATTCATATGGTGACTGAGGTGcagatttaaataattatattgaggttttttgttttctcttgttttacAACACTTCAGAGgctattttatttatgttcattacatttctctgctttgtccTTGGCCCTGGCGTACTGTTGTCATATGATGCTCTAGAGAACTTAGGTCCTCACCTTTTTCTCAGCTATGCACAGTGGAAGTTACCAGAAAGTCAAAACAGaactatttctcattttcaatgTGGAGAAAGATTGTATCTTTCTTCTATAGGCTCCAGTACATTCTTTGAGagcctttatttttcatgttttcagcaTCCACATTGTGGCAGGCACCACCTGGAAATGCAGTAATTTACCATTTTTATTCATGAGGTGTTTGAATGAACACAGGGAACACCCTGCAGCCAGTTAGAAGTCTTGCTCTGAGGCCCTCCAAGAAACCCAAGCAAAGGCATGCATTCAGAATCCCTTCTTTCACTCATGACTTCTCAAACATTTTCCCTCTGGATGACTGCACGGGAGCTATTTTTGGAGAAATTCCAGAACAACTCTGGGACACTCCCAGCATCACAAAAAGAATGGCTGTCACACTGATACAGCACTGCACTTGGGATAGCTTGGCAGAGATAACAGATGCCAGCTGGAATCAGGGAAGAAGGGATGATGGAAAGGCAGATGAATGAGCCAAAATACAAGGTGAAGAAATTGACAgtcaaaatgcttttgttaaatGACTGTTTACACCTAGGACTGTCTCAGATggatatatttaattttgattgtGCTGTCAATACTAAACCTCTGTAACTagcatttgctgcttttgttgaaCAGTGATAAcatgctcagaaaaaaaccctgcacttAACCAGCAAAACTTTCCATCCAACTTCCACACgtttttaattcttaatttgATGTGAAAATCACAAATATACTTTTTCATCTAGTCTCTCTTTTTAGACTCTTCTGTTCATTCCCTATGCATATCCTCAGTCTTCTATGATGACCAAGGGTATGGAATAGCTTCTGTACAAAATTACTGAAGTGGGACTGTGCTGTAGCTGACGGAACATGCAAAAGCTCTGTAGAAGCAAAAGTAACATAAAAGAGGTGGACACACAATTCAGCCTTAGCATTTCTTCCAATATAAAATCTAGACcatcaaataaaaataggaatagGTAGGTTCAAAATCAGTAAGGTGAAGTTCTTCATGTAACAAATAGCAACCTTGCAAAGAATCCAAAAACACCTGCAAAGGATATCAGGGATGCTAAATTTACATCAATTCAAGCACTGCGTATTAGGCAAGCTTGTGAAAGAAGTTCATCATGGGTTACTAAATACCACGTCTGGCTCAGGGTGGCTTATCCTTCCATGAGCTAAAAATAGCAGAGGTTGGGAGAAGATTCTGGGAAAACAGGCTACCCTGATTGTTATTCGTCCCAAAATACCTGCATATGgctattgctgctgttttcccccTCAAGAACAGGCTAAAAGCACCCAGTGTGCTCTATTCTCTAAAAAGAAGAGGAAGTATAGAGAAAGAGGTTCTCAAAAAATCTGATGATTTTTAAGTTTCAGagaataaaccaaaacaataaaactcTCCAGAGACTTGGAGACTTCACAGCATCTATTCTTTGTTGAAGGCACCCAGGGAAACAGTAAGCACATCCCAGCGGTGTTCCACCTAGAAATGCAAGAAGAGGACACAGCCGCTGGGCTTCCCCTTGCCCACTCTCAAGACGAATTCTGACTTGCTGAAAAATCAGGGTGAGACTTGGACAATCTCATTTAACCCCAGCTTCATGGTCATCATTATCTCAGGAGGCAGCAAGATCTGAACGTTGAGCAAAACTCCAGCTTGAGCAATCATGACAGGCTTGCTTTCCTCCTCACCACTGTGTACGGCCAAAGGTGGGCGCTGGGGGTGATCCTGGTGCTTTTCCTGGCCTTGCAGTGAGCAAGACTGCACAGAAGCAGACCAGTCCCCTGGCCCCGACTTGTTCAGTACAGTTGCTTTTGTGGAGCAGACAGCACAGACACACGGTCTGTGGGAACGGCAGCACAGCAAAGGATGGCCAAGACTTTGCTCCCTGCTTTCCACATCCAGAACACACATCTCTTTACAGCCAGGGTGCACTGGGCTAGGCAGACTTCTACTGTGAGCCAGTCCCGTTGTTCCTGTAACATTAATTAGATTCATACAGAAACATCATATGACACAGATTGATTCTGCTTCATTAAGCAACCAAGTTAAtcataaatatttgcagtgtcATCATAACTCAGCAGAGGTGGTGAAATGGAGAGAATTAAACGGAGGGAGAAGGTTTACTGCAAATCGCTTGCTGTCACAGCCTTAGAACTTAAGtatgaaacaaataattttgaaggcTTTTAGacagttcaaagaaaataagCCTAGGAAAACATTCCAACAGCACCAAAGTAGTTGAGTATTTTAGATggaaaatacatggaaaaattatacatttagcttaaaagtttttttttctaatgactGACATAAATGAGAAAGTGGAAGTAACAAAAGtagtagaaagaaaacaaccGAAGGATTTAAGAGTTCAgcacttgaaaaaatattttcagaatagaTAAATAAATTCCTGTTCTGTGCCGTTTATGCAGGAAATCACGCGGTACTGACAAATTAACAAATTTTTGGCACACATTCTGGGACGATGTCGTGCAAGCGCTTTCCCCCCGCCCACAGAGCGAGCGCTGCCTGGGACCGCGGCCCGTCACCAGGCGGCGCTGTTGCGGGTCGCAGCGCTGTTGGGGGCGCAGCCCCGCCCCCGCAGGCGCACCCCCCCGGCACACACGGCCCGGGCCCCCCGCGCTCGTTCTGCGGGGGCTGCACGGCCGGACCGCGCCGTTCCTGCTGGTGGGGTGGCACAAGGCCGGGTGAACGCTCCGCAGCACAGCTACCCATCCCCGCCCTGCGCTCCCCAGAACGCGCTCTGCCTGGGATGTGCCCGGACCGTTCAGAAGCGCCCAAAGGCCGTATTCAAGACCAGGCCTGCGGTCCCATCAGATAGCGATCTGCAAGCGCAGCTCTGTACAGTCAGGAAGCGCCACCGGAGCGCAGAGCAGCCTGCATACTCCAGAAACAGCCTGTGGCTTCCTCAGAAAGAGTCTGCAAGGCAGCAAGGAATGGGATTACAGCCAGCATCAGCCAGGGATGCACAGTCACTGTGAACTAAGCGCTGTTGGAGGCTGCGGGCAGCTCAGGGGTACCATCCTCAAGCACCCGGCCTCTCCAGAGGGAGGTTTAAACAGCAGAAACTAAGTCCACCCTTCACCTGAGAGATCACCACAACCACCTTAATGAAAAGCTGAAGTACAAGCTAACaccttcacaaaaaaaaaaaaaaggcctttattggttttgtctttttttacgatttatgttaataaataaaaaaatattcacaaaatatTATGAGGCAAAACAAATCCCTTTTACCCCCTTTAAATTCCTTTAGTTGTACCATGAATGCTGGAATCAAGTAAAATTGAACCATTTGTAAAAGCATTATATAGAATTACGTCACACAGAAAATGGTCTGCTTATAACAACTGCTTCTCATTCCATTATCACGGAATCACAAAATGGTCAGGGTTGGTTATGATGCGATAAATTGAAGACAAAAGCCGAGAGAAAAGAGAGATTGAAATTGAGATTTGTCAGTAACAACTGATCTCACACTGGGCCAACAATATTACCGTATCTATTCTCACGTCTTTGAAAGTTAAACGCTAAAAACAACATACACGGTGACAAGTTTCATGTAACACCTTTTTAATAGCATGAAAAACAATACACTATAGCGTAGCATGTTTACAGCAGTGGTTCAATTTGAAGTAACTGATGAAAGGATTTTAAATGAAGATATCAAATAActattttcataattaaattGCAACACACAACTCAGTTGTCAACATTATCCCAGGGTATTTTAATAACTCTATTACTATCTTGGTGTTTCTACAGCTCTCCTGACCACTCACACTTTGCATATAATTACCTTGAAACTATGTGCCATGTCTAGTAAGTACAGAGGATTTTCCCctaaaactgttttccattaGCATGCTCTCAATTCAGCAaagtttagtatttttttccattgcatgTTGAGGcaaattttagaaaagcaatattaaaattCATCGGGGAGGTATTTCTATAAGCTAATTAGGCCAAATTCTCAGACCTCATGAAGTAACTCTTCTGGTTTAAGGGGAGGGCAGGAAAGAAAGTTGGCCCTTCTAGCAGTTGTGTCTTCAGATCTTGGCCTGCGACTTCTAGATTGTATATTAACTTCAGTATATACAGTACCTAAACATAATCCATTTGCATTTGTAAACACAATCAGTAATTTCAACAAATGCACGTTCATgtggttttttccatttcctccttAAGAGTTACTGTTTAATAAGATACTGATCGTATACCAACAAAACTGATAACAGACAGCAAAGGAGTTAAAAGAATGATAAACTGACAGTGCAGCTTTCCATCTGACAATATTCAGAATGCCTTTGTGTACCAAACCACAGCTACTTGAAGCCCAAGTGATTTCTATGGGGCTTCAATACGCAAAATGTGAATAAGCATGCCCttaagaaaaatctcagaaatgcagaagcGGTCACGGGCTACAGACCAACTGCTTCTGATGTCATTTCAGACCCCATCCTCAGGGGAGCTCTAAAAAGACCTTGTAACTCAATTTCTTTGAGATCCTACATCAGTAAatgaagcaacaaaaaaaatataatagtgTTCTCCTTTGCActtttttcatgaagaaaatatAAGAAAGTATAAATCCTCCGAGTATGGCTGCAAGAAGTGTAAAGTCTTGCTCCGGCGGCAGTACTCGTTTAGAAGGCTTAAAGATGCGAACCGGATTTTTTCAGGTCCCTTCAGCGGCGCCCGAGGCGGCCCGAGGGCACGGCTCCGGTGACCCGGGCGGTGCCACCACACGGCCAGGCTTCGCTGACCTCGCCGCGATGGACCGCGAACCGGTAACTCCGCGCTCGCCGGTAGAGGCTTCAGGAACACGGAGCGAAGCTCCCTTTTCCACGTGATAAACAAACCTAACCGCGCGGGAGGAGGCGGCTGCCCCCAGGCGCTGCCTGTCCGCCTCTCAAACAGCGGCGCCGAGCGGGGTGTCCCCgtgcccccgccccgctcggGTGCCGGCGgccccagcccgcagcagcTCCGCGTACCCCCGGTCCCAGCCACGCGTTTTTCAGGCAGTTCGGGCTTACCTTCCTTCCCGCATCACCTTCCTGGGCTCTccacggcacggcacggcttGGCTCGGCTCGGCTCGCCCCGCTCCGCAGCGCCAGCCGCCAGCGGCCGCCAgcggccccccccggccccttccccgccgcccGACACCTGCAGGCGGCGCCCGGGGCCGCGCACCGGCGGCGGCCACTTCCCCCGGGCCGCGCCAAcgctgccggggcggggggggagacGGCGGCGGGGACGTCCCGAGCCGGCCGCCCCGAGGAGCGGGGCGCTGCCAGCGGTAAGGGGCAAGGCCCCGCTGCCGTTCTGCTGCTCTCCGCTGCCTCTCCCGCCGCCGCCTGGTGCCCCCGCCGCTCGTCGCCACCCGCCGCTCAGGAGCGCGATGGTTTCTCCGGGAAGCGCCGGAGCCGCCGCTGCTTCCTCCCTTCCGCGTCTGTTTCGCAGCGGGTCCCGCCGCGGCTGCTGGGGTGAGgcgggggggctctgggggcgGGAACGGGCTGTGGGTACAGTGACCGTTGGGAGACGCGTTCGGGCCCGCGGCCGttggggcagctgctgctgaggggaaGCGAtggcgccggggccgcccccaCCTTCAACCGGCGGCGGGCGAgagcggccccggccccggcggcggtGGCGTCGACGCTTCATGGGGGCAGCGAGGGTTCTTCGGCTCTGGGCGCCCTTGAAGCCTAGGGGAGGGATGCAGCTTTTCCCGAGAGAGCTCGGCGTGCCTCCGGCgccaaaaaataataattttggtGAAAGACCTCCTCAGTGGTGTGCGCTGGAGAGCTGAGCGCTGTCACCGAGCTTCATTCTCCCCACGTAGGGCGAGGGGCGGCTGCCAGGTTGCTTTCAGGTCACAGCCTTCCAGTTAAGGCGGAGAGGGGCTGCATGCAGgtttcccccatccccccctccTGCCTACCCAAAAGGACAAGCGTAGTCTCCCCCTgttcattttataaaatcttAAAGCTTGCTGTGCGGCCCCGTACGATGGAAACCTGAGCAGGCATAGCAACAGGTAAATTAAATGACAGTGGTAGTGACAAGAATGGCCGTGCCTGGATCCGTTTTCTGTGTTGTTCAGACCCAAGCTCTGGGTGTTACAGGTGACAGTACCTTTTTTGGAGCACTTGGTCGAGGGAGATGAGCAAAAGCCGTGTGAGTTTGttgctttccctttttgcttAAAGGAGTAGGCAGCAGAAGTCAGCTTTCAGGTATGGCCGACCTGTAGTATATTTCAggtaaaattaaatgcataaaaGTAAATGGAGGTCAGGCAGAACTTGTTGGTATGAGCAGAAATATACCTTCCATGGTTTTAGGCTGTTTTAAATAATggaaggcaaggcagggagAGAGACCCATCATACAGACAGCGGCTTCTTACCACTGTCAGGTGTCAAGTATAGGCAGTTCAGAGTTTGTTCAGGTCTACTGAGTTGCGTTTCTCCTTCCTCTACTACCTGATATTGCACACAGTTGTTGTGTATCCGTATCCATACAGAGCTCTTTCACAGGCTTAACAACAGCTTTCAAAACCTGGCTTTGCTCTTTTACACTTGAGACCAATTTGAGCTCCCTTGTTGCAGGTGCATGTAGCAAGAAGGGATACCAGATAAAAGCTGTCCTTTTGAAGAGGGAAATTCAAGTTTAAATGTGTCTTCTTTTAGtgactgtttttatttaagagtCTGTCTTTCAGTTGTTTGTACTTcatgcttctctttttttcctttcttggttGGGGATATATGTTCTgatgagaggaaatggaagTGTGTTAGAcgtttttctgtctgtgaacTTTTAACATTAAACCTTAGTATGGggggggtgcgtgtgtgtgtgtaagtcCTAACTCTGATCTTGTATCTTACTGTATTTACTTCTCTCCCTAGTGTCCAAAAATCAACATGTCCAGCAAAAAGGCAAAGACGAAGACCACCAAGAAGCGCCCTCAGCGTGCCACTTCCAATGTATTTGCAATGTTTGATCAGTCGCAGATTCAGGAGTTCAAGGAGGCCTTCAACATGATCGACCAGAACAGGGACGGCTTCATTGACAAGGAGGACTTGCACGATATGCTCGCCTCCCTTGGTAATGTCACTTTTCTGTTCATGGTTGCCAAACAACTTTGTGCTGTTAAAATCAGAATACTGTGTTTGGGATAGCTTATGAGAAGTGTCTCCATTTGTATTGAGCTattcagcttgctttttcttttagtttgaaAGCTACACCAAATATGAATCCCTTTATCCCTAGGAAAGAATCCAACGGATGAATACTTAGATGCCATGATGAATGAGGCTCCAGGCCCCATAAACTTCACGATGTTCCTTACAATGTTTGGTGAGAAGTTAAATGGCACCGATCCGGAAGATGTAATCAGGAATGCGTTTGCTTGCTTTGATGAAGAAGCAACAGGTATGTGGGTGAAACTCAGCCGCATGGAGGGTGGGGGTACTTTTATGTTGTTTATTTGGGTTTCTAAATAGTATGCTGATTTTCGCACCTTTATAAATGAAACATGGCACAGTAATCCTAGATGACGTTTTCAACCAAGTAATGAGAATTTGTCTCGATTACTGAGTGAGAGTAAAACCCGTCTGGGTGTTCTGGGGGAGTACTGAGGACTAGTAGTAATGTTCTTCTGTGAGGCTCTGAAGAAGAATGTTTTAACTGGGCAGTTTGTATGTTCCTCAGAGTGCAAAATAAGATGCATTTGCTCTAAGATGAGGAATTCAAATTGGTAATACGTGATATTCTATGACATTGAAAAGGTGACAGATGTGAAATCTGTAATACAACTGAGTTTGTCCTCCCTTGCAGTAGATCTGAGATGCATCTGAATTCTTTAGTGTTTCCAGTATTTCAAGAGAGGCGGTCCAGACTACATAAATTCTTTTGAACCCTCATCTTGCCTAGTGTATGTTATGGCTCCGATGACAAACGCCATGTCGTGCCCTCACTCGCAgctctgtttgttttcaggttgCAAGGAAGGGCTGTACCCTTAATGATCTAAAGATAAAAACCAGTTGGGGTCTAGAAGATGGGAATGACAGATTGGACTGATTTGAGTACTGAGATatagagaaagaggaaaacataaaGCTCAGTTTTACTGTATCGGACTTTCAAGGTTGTGTCTGTGATCTTGAGGTTAGagtttgtgcttttatttattatgtagGATAAGATTCTGGAGAAGTGTGTAGCAACCAGGGATGAATCCTTGGACAGCTctgcagaattacagaatgTCAGCACTTTGACGTGTTGTGAACATGTCTTACTAGCGCGTGCCATAATTACGTAGCCTCTTCACTAGGGATGTCATTGCACCTATAACTTTCCTCACAACTGTCCACCGCAATATTTCAATCTAACCTGTGCATATGTGCTCTGAACCTTTCAAAGGATATTATTCCATTTCAAACAGCTATTCTGAgtctgtgtatttttagcaccttttgccttttcaaagaGCATCCCCTTCCTGCTGAGGTGTAGGTAAACAGGCCTTCTGTTGGTAAGGccttttcaaatgttaatttaCTTCCTCCCTCTCAAGGGAAATCTCTTTACTATCTCCTAGAGAAGGAAGTTTTGTTAGTAggttaattattttctctccacAGGTAGTCTGACTCACTGTGctacaggggtttttttgtgcacACCAAAACAAGAGCCTGTGAATTACGATATAAAGAGAATTATTGTCCTGCCAGTTCTTTTGAACAGTAACCTTCTACGTCTGTGTAAACAATAAGTTACTAGTTCAGGCCCCCACGTACTGATAAGATTGATTTTATTATCTTTCAACTCTGTCCTAGGATGATTTGATAATGGTTCCAGCCACTTTTGTGTCTCATGTCATCCTCAAATTTTAACCAGGAAACATGTTAGTTATGCtgttgcattgatttttttgatTCATAATAGTAAAAATGCAGTCTTCAAAATACCGTGTGATGTATTTATAGAACTCGTGTTATGTTTGCCCTTTATTCGTTTTACTCTCAAATTTGTCTTCCAatcagtttgtttcttttaaaaacgaacaaaagcatttccagcTATGTAAACcaccttctttttcccttcataaCCTCCATGTGCGTGTGTGTTACAGGCCTGATTTTCTAGCTCTACATCAGTGTAGTCCTTTTGAAATAGAATAATATAAATCAGATGCTTTTGATGAGGATAAGGTAGTTTTACTTGTTGGtttttacttacattttctATATTGCAAATCTAGTTGGGTATATTGCTTCAACATTACTATTGTGTGTAGTACTGTAAAAATAGTATAAAAATCCTATCTGTCTGCATTTGGTACATCTTTTATCTGCTCTTTGATCCTGCATTGCAtctgttttgtgctgtttgcCACAAGATAAATCTGAAATTTTGCTTCGTTAATTTGTTATTCCCCATCTACGTTGAAGGCTGGAGTATGCTTTGCTTTAAGATTTTGCTTCGTTAATTTGTTATTCCCCATCTACGTTGAAGGCTGGAGTATGCTTTGCTTTACAA comes from the Falco rusticolus isolate bFalRus1 chromosome 3, bFalRus1.pri, whole genome shotgun sequence genome and includes:
- the LOC119144249 gene encoding myosin regulatory light chain 2, smooth muscle minor isoform-like, whose product is MSSKKAKTKTTKKRPQRATSNVFAMFDQSQIQEFKEAFNMIDQNRDGFIDKEDLHDMLASLGKNPTDEYLDAMMNEAPGPINFTMFLTMFGEKLNGTDPEDVIRNAFACFDEEATGFIQEDYLRELLTTMGDRFTDEEVDELYREAPIDKKGNFNYIEFTRILKHGAKDKDD